CGGTCGCCGACACCGCCGCGGCCTGTGCTGCAGCGGGTGCCGACGCCGTGCACGTGCACGTGCGCGAGGACGACGGTAGCCACTCGCTCGACACCGGGCGCTACCGGGACACCCTGGCCGCACTGGCCGAGCGCGCGCCGTCGTTGCGGGTGCAGATCACCACGGAGTCGGCCGGGGTCTTCTCACCGTCCGAGCAGCTCGCCTGCCTGCTCGACCTGGCGCCGGCCTGGGCAAGTGTCTCGGTGCGCGAGATCGCCGCGGACGACAGCGTTGCCGACCGCTTGTACCGTGCCTGTATTGACCAGGGCACCGAGGTTCAACACATTCTGTACAGCCCGGCGTGTGCGGCGCAGCTCGCCCGGTGGTGGTCACGCGGCGTGGTCGACGGCGAGCAGAACAGCGTGATCCACGTGCTGGGCCACTACACCACGGGTGAACAGGGTGACCCGGCCAGCGTCGCAGCGCGCAGCACGCTGCCGGGCGCCGGCCGCTGGATGGTGTGCGCGTTCGGCGACCGCGAGCACGACTGCCTGGTGGCGACCCACCGCGCCGGTGGCGACGTCCGCGTCGGTTTCGAAAACAGTCTGGGACGCGGTGGCGGCCACCGCTGGACCGACAACGCCGAATCGGTTGCCGCCTTGCGCAGAGCTCTCGATGCCCACCAGGAACCCAA
This genomic stretch from Pseudomonadota bacterium harbors:
- a CDS encoding 3-keto-5-aminohexanoate cleavage protein; translated protein: MIMVAPNGARRQTSDHPALPVTAEAVADTAAACAAAGADAVHVHVREDDGSHSLDTGRYRDTLAALAERAPSLRVQITTESAGVFSPSEQLACLLDLAPAWASVSVREIAADDSVADRLYRACIDQGTEVQHILYSPACAAQLARWWSRGVVDGEQNSVIHVLGHYTTGEQGDPASVAARSTLPGAGRWMVCAFGDREHDCLVATHRAGGDVRVGFENSLGRGGGHRWTDNAESVAALRRALDAHQEPNA